A single genomic interval of Lewinellaceae bacterium harbors:
- a CDS encoding SUMF1/EgtB/PvdO family nonheme iron enzyme, with amino-acid sequence MAPIRQLAAILFADIMGFTALMGDDEVLALSLRDKLKGKLEAEAREHNGRIVKFMGDGALCSFTSASEAVRAAIAVQRVMLQEPKVPVRIGIHQADVVFEEADVHGDGVNIASRLESLAVPGSILISSKVVDDIKNQKDIQAVSLGLYSLKNVREPMEIFAISNPGLEVPVGKVLQGKAEKYKEQKPVGKRILTGSKIGIPLIIIALAAWLIVTPRLKKQDARYELIPAIQDELSLNYIPSVKAFDLAREAKQIIPDDSLLTDLWQTIATTLTIETDPPGAELFWKDYSTPDAEWRSAGITPLVDVQLPRAYLRVEFRKQGYQTLEYAGPGFLSNLKPDLTHLKLDATGSIPEQMARIPGRTVYFDLPSLQNVEGKLVPEFLMDKYEVTNSQYKAFVDAGGYTNPAYWTEPILVDGKEITIDEAVKLFVDRTGRPGPAGWEGGIYPAGLENHPVTGVSWYEAAAYAVYVHKKLPTIYEWSRAAATARTEFMVPLSNFNGVSTVEVGSLPGYSTFGLYDMAGNAREWCSNATGSNDQRFVLGGGWNDPSYAFNDSYTQNALDRSVSNGFRCVIELQDDPDRFGLNQPIHGDYRDYRKEKPVDNATFSIYLTQFAYDKDPLNARVEASYDREFWTIEKVSFDAGYGDERMEAYVYLPKNFKPPYQTILLFPGSNALYTSEYNVDSYIGWYDFFLKSGRAYVEPIFKSTYNRRDKLNSRLPQETVQYKDHVIMWRKDLGRAIDYLETRPDIDTDKLAFYGISWGGFVGGILPAVEKRIKVVMLNVGGMAMTKTFPEVDQINFLPRITQPVLMVNGKHDMYFPVESAQLPMFDLLGTPARDKKINIYDSGHLTPRIEVLKATLNWLDHYFGPVEK; translated from the coding sequence ATGGCACCAATTCGTCAACTGGCCGCAATACTTTTCGCCGATATTATGGGGTTCACCGCCCTGATGGGGGACGATGAGGTTTTAGCCTTGTCACTCCGCGATAAATTGAAAGGAAAGCTTGAGGCGGAAGCCCGGGAACACAATGGCCGGATTGTAAAATTCATGGGAGACGGTGCACTGTGCAGTTTTACCAGTGCCAGTGAAGCGGTGCGGGCGGCGATTGCTGTCCAGAGAGTCATGCTACAGGAGCCGAAAGTGCCGGTGCGCATCGGTATCCACCAGGCTGACGTGGTCTTTGAGGAAGCCGATGTGCATGGAGATGGTGTCAATATTGCCTCACGCCTGGAATCGCTGGCCGTTCCCGGAAGCATCCTGATCTCATCCAAGGTCGTGGATGACATCAAGAATCAAAAAGACATTCAGGCGGTCTCCTTAGGCCTCTATTCGCTGAAGAATGTACGGGAGCCCATGGAGATCTTTGCCATCAGCAATCCGGGGCTGGAAGTCCCGGTGGGGAAAGTATTGCAAGGGAAAGCCGAAAAATACAAGGAGCAAAAACCGGTCGGGAAACGCATTCTGACCGGAAGTAAAATAGGAATTCCTCTGATCATCATTGCCCTGGCAGCGTGGCTGATCGTTACCCCGCGGCTTAAAAAGCAGGATGCCCGGTATGAGCTAATACCCGCCATCCAGGATGAATTAAGCTTGAATTACATTCCTTCGGTAAAAGCCTTTGACCTGGCCCGTGAGGCCAAACAGATCATCCCGGATGATTCCCTATTGACTGACTTATGGCAGACCATTGCCACGACCCTAACCATTGAAACAGATCCTCCCGGAGCCGAACTGTTCTGGAAGGATTATTCGACACCGGACGCCGAATGGCGTTCAGCGGGGATCACACCTCTGGTTGATGTACAATTGCCAAGGGCTTACCTCCGCGTAGAATTCAGAAAGCAGGGGTATCAAACGCTGGAATATGCCGGCCCGGGTTTTTTAAGCAACCTAAAGCCGGATCTGACCCACCTCAAGCTGGATGCAACGGGGAGCATTCCCGAGCAAATGGCGCGGATTCCCGGGCGGACCGTTTACTTTGATTTGCCCAGTCTGCAGAATGTCGAAGGGAAATTGGTTCCGGAGTTCTTAATGGATAAGTATGAAGTAACTAACAGCCAATATAAAGCCTTCGTTGACGCAGGAGGTTATACCAATCCTGCCTACTGGACCGAACCTATTCTGGTGGATGGTAAAGAGATAACGATCGATGAAGCCGTAAAACTATTTGTCGATCGAACCGGGAGACCGGGACCCGCCGGTTGGGAAGGCGGGATCTATCCGGCAGGACTGGAAAATCATCCGGTCACTGGAGTGTCCTGGTATGAAGCGGCTGCCTATGCGGTGTATGTCCATAAAAAATTGCCCACCATCTATGAGTGGTCCCGGGCGGCTGCTACTGCCCGAACGGAGTTTATGGTGCCGCTGAGCAATTTCAATGGCGTATCGACGGTCGAAGTGGGATCGCTTCCTGGCTACAGTACCTTCGGATTGTACGACATGGCCGGCAATGCCCGTGAATGGTGCTCCAATGCCACCGGCAGCAATGATCAACGCTTTGTCCTGGGAGGCGGGTGGAATGATCCTTCCTACGCCTTCAACGACAGTTACACCCAGAATGCACTGGACCGGAGCGTATCCAACGGGTTCCGTTGTGTGATAGAATTGCAGGATGACCCGGACCGCTTTGGGTTGAACCAACCCATACATGGTGATTATCGGGATTACCGCAAAGAAAAACCAGTGGACAATGCCACCTTTTCTATCTACCTGACCCAGTTTGCCTACGATAAAGATCCGTTGAATGCCCGGGTTGAAGCCAGCTATGACCGGGAATTCTGGACCATTGAAAAGGTTTCTTTTGATGCCGGATATGGTGATGAGCGAATGGAGGCGTACGTTTATTTACCCAAAAACTTTAAGCCTCCCTATCAGACCATTCTGTTATTTCCCGGTTCCAATGCCCTGTACACTTCCGAATACAATGTGGACAGTTACATCGGATGGTATGATTTTTTTCTTAAAAGTGGTCGGGCATACGTGGAGCCGATCTTTAAAAGCACCTACAACCGGCGCGATAAGCTGAATTCCCGTTTACCTCAGGAGACCGTCCAGTACAAAGACCATGTGATCATGTGGCGGAAAGATTTGGGCCGGGCCATCGATTACCTCGAAACCAGGCCGGATATCGATACAGATAAGCTGGCGTTCTATGGCATCAGCTGGGGGGGATTTGTGGGGGGCATTTTACCAGCGGTGGAGAAAAGGATCAAAGTAGTCATGCTGAATGTAGGCGGAATGGCCATGACCAAAACATTTCCTGAAGTGGATCAGATCAATTTTCTGCCCCGGATTACCCAGCCGGTGCTGATGGTCAATGGCAAACACGATATGTATTTCCCGGTGGAGTCCGCCCAATTACCCATGTTCGATTTGCTTGGTACTCCGGCCAGGGATAAGAAGATCAACATTTACGATTCTGGGCATCTGACACCCCGTATTGAGGTCTTGAAAGCAACCCTTAACTGGCTGGATCATTATTTTGGTCCGGTCGAAAAATAA
- a CDS encoding Zn-dependent hydrolase, whose amino-acid sequence MNKLNGTIAILLFVLSGHTIIAQTDVLALRVNQDRIERRIHELAQFGRDSTGHGYRVAYTSGDIAGRAWYMEQMSQAGLDVSIDAAGNLVGKRAGMNPGLKPIAFGSHIDMVPDGGNYDGCVGSISALEVMDVLKENNLKTNHPLEILIFSNEEGATYGSSFMAGHLHSEVLNNVSQSGLNLYDGIKAIGGDPDHIQNAVRQKGDLAAFLELHIEQGAFLERDQIQIGVVSGIVGILQWDVTITGMANHAGTTPMNLRHDALLAAAKYIQSVNDVITSHEGTQVGTVGKISVQPGAYNVIPGQVITSLEIRDLSSDKIMMLFHEIEGRAAEIAKSSGVSITFKKVIGTTPALTDKGIQDKIIASAQKLNLTYQVMPSGAGHDSQEIATIAPVGMIFVPSVKGISHSPDEYTKPEDMANGANVLLQTILALDRK is encoded by the coding sequence ATGAATAAGTTAAATGGGACGATTGCAATTTTGTTATTCGTCCTGAGTGGACACACGATTATAGCTCAAACCGATGTGCTTGCACTACGAGTGAACCAGGACCGGATCGAACGGCGAATTCACGAACTGGCTCAATTTGGCCGGGACTCCACCGGTCATGGTTACCGGGTAGCCTATACCTCAGGAGACATCGCCGGCAGAGCCTGGTATATGGAACAGATGAGCCAGGCAGGTCTGGATGTTTCGATCGATGCTGCCGGCAACCTGGTCGGCAAGCGGGCTGGTATGAATCCCGGATTGAAACCCATTGCCTTTGGCTCCCACATCGACATGGTACCCGATGGTGGTAATTACGATGGTTGTGTCGGTTCGATCTCGGCACTGGAAGTCATGGATGTATTGAAGGAAAACAACCTGAAGACCAATCATCCATTGGAGATACTGATCTTTTCAAATGAGGAAGGAGCTACCTACGGAAGTAGTTTTATGGCTGGACACCTCCATTCGGAGGTCCTAAATAATGTCAGTCAAAGCGGACTTAACCTTTACGATGGCATCAAGGCCATCGGTGGAGATCCTGACCACATTCAGAATGCTGTACGCCAGAAAGGAGACCTGGCTGCCTTTCTGGAACTGCACATCGAGCAGGGTGCTTTTCTGGAGCGGGATCAGATCCAGATTGGAGTGGTCAGCGGTATAGTAGGCATACTGCAGTGGGACGTCACCATTACCGGCATGGCCAATCATGCCGGCACGACACCCATGAATTTGCGCCATGATGCCCTGCTGGCGGCGGCTAAATACATTCAATCCGTAAATGATGTAATAACCAGTCACGAAGGTACTCAAGTAGGTACGGTGGGCAAGATTTCAGTCCAGCCGGGAGCCTACAATGTCATTCCGGGGCAGGTCATCACCAGCCTGGAAATCCGTGATCTGAGCTCGGATAAGATCATGATGCTGTTTCATGAAATCGAAGGCCGGGCAGCGGAAATAGCAAAATCATCCGGTGTGTCCATCACCTTCAAAAAAGTCATCGGCACTACTCCGGCATTGACAGATAAAGGCATTCAGGATAAGATCATTGCATCTGCCCAAAAATTAAACCTTACGTATCAGGTCATGCCCAGTGGCGCCGGGCATGATTCGCAGGAAATCGCTACCATCGCACCGGTGGGGATGATCTTTGTGCCCAGTGTGAAAGGCATCAGCCACTCTCCGGATGAGTACACCAAACCGGAGGACATGGCCAATGGCGCCAATGTGCTGTTGCAAACGATTCTTGCCTTGGACAGGAAGTAA
- a CDS encoding HAMP domain-containing histidine kinase, translated as MKLRILFLVIVLTARMNALVGQDQTSILGSVRVGNGLHQNDFIQLPIHNQKPPSLSYDQNYLMFNFDPGSQGGSDTLFYFLEGLDYNWIYCVQCRQVAYSHLDGGDFVLHAKFGKQGTVVIYPFRIEGNVWHRWWFMPLLLLVLLGILGMMGYFALLYRLRQKIRQEQLVHREKLSSMVDLTSGIAHELQNPLNFVNNFSELSGELIQEAIREFANGDALEATEILADVAMNLQKIHEHGQRASGIVTSMLEHAKPTSGSRTNTDINKLCDDYFRIALHACTENGKQLTTPQIDIQRIVQFDPRVPPIPIVPQDIGRVLQNIFNNACYELKKQGQLPGASMPFIKLVTQKLEDRVIIRIEDNGRGIPTEIKDKIFQPFFTTKPTGQGTGLGLSLSYDIVKAHGGELKVESKEGEGTAFIIRLPIV; from the coding sequence ATGAAGTTGCGTATACTATTTTTAGTGATCGTACTGACTGCCAGGATGAATGCCTTGGTTGGACAGGATCAGACCTCCATTTTAGGGTCCGTACGTGTTGGAAATGGACTCCACCAAAACGATTTTATCCAATTGCCAATTCATAACCAGAAGCCGCCGTCCTTATCTTACGATCAAAATTATTTAATGTTCAATTTCGACCCAGGATCCCAAGGGGGATCGGATACATTATTTTATTTTCTGGAGGGTTTGGACTACAATTGGATTTATTGTGTGCAATGCCGTCAGGTGGCTTATTCCCACCTGGATGGGGGCGATTTTGTCTTACATGCAAAATTTGGAAAGCAAGGTACTGTTGTTATTTATCCATTTCGAATTGAAGGAAACGTCTGGCACCGTTGGTGGTTTATGCCGCTGTTATTGTTGGTGTTGTTGGGTATCCTCGGAATGATGGGTTACTTCGCATTACTGTATCGGCTAAGACAAAAAATAAGACAAGAGCAATTGGTGCATCGTGAGAAATTATCCTCCATGGTCGATCTTACTTCCGGTATAGCTCATGAATTGCAAAATCCGTTGAATTTTGTCAATAATTTTTCCGAGCTAAGCGGTGAACTGATACAGGAAGCGATACGTGAATTTGCAAATGGTGATGCGTTAGAAGCAACGGAAATATTGGCAGATGTCGCTATGAATTTGCAAAAAATTCATGAACATGGTCAACGTGCCAGCGGTATTGTCACCAGTATGTTGGAGCATGCCAAGCCCACATCCGGTAGCAGGACCAACACAGATATTAATAAACTTTGTGATGATTATTTTCGGATAGCCTTGCATGCCTGTACGGAAAATGGCAAGCAGCTGACCACACCACAGATCGATATTCAACGTATTGTCCAGTTTGATCCCCGGGTACCGCCTATACCAATTGTGCCTCAGGATATTGGACGGGTTTTGCAGAATATTTTCAACAATGCGTGCTATGAACTAAAAAAACAGGGACAACTGCCAGGTGCATCAATGCCATTTATAAAACTGGTAACCCAGAAATTGGAGGACCGGGTGATCATCCGAATCGAAGACAATGGCCGGGGTATTCCAACTGAAATCAAAGACAAGATCTTTCAGCCTTTCTTCACCACCAAACCTACAGGCCAGGGGACTGGGCTGGGATTGAGCCTGAGCTATGATATCGTCAAAGCGCATGGAGGTGAACTGAAAGTTGAAAGTAAAGAAGGTGAAGGAACAGCTTTTATTATCCGGTTACCCATTGTTTGA